The window AAACTGCGGGAACTCCTTGGGCAGGTGATCCGGCGGACAGAAGAAGAACCCCGCGTGGGCCTCTCCTAACATGGCCGTGTCGTTGTAGGCATCGCCTGCTGCCAGGACGTGAAAGTTGAGAGACTTGAAGGCCGCCACTGAATGTTTCTTCTGGTTCTGCATCCGCATGTGGAAGTTGACGATGCGGCCTGCTGGATCGATCTCGAGTTGATTGCAGAAGAGCGCCGGGAATCCCAGTTGGCGCATCAAGGGATAGGCGAACTGATAGAAGGTGTCGGATAGGATGATGACCTGGCAGCGCTCGCGAATCCAGGAGACAAAGTCGATGGCTCCTTCCAGCGGGCCCATTTTGTCGATGACCTGTTGGATATCGTGAATGGTGAGCTTGTGCTCATCCAGAATAGCCAGGCGCCGTTTCATCAGGGCATTGTAATCCGGCATCTCGCGGGTGGTGATCTTCAATTCCTCAATGCCGGTCTTGAGCGCGACGTTGATCCAGATCTCCGGCACCAAGACTCCTTCTAAATCTAAACAGACGATGACGGGGCTCTTCATGTCGTCGCTTCTCCTTCTCAAGTAGACAATTAACGAGGGACGAGTCTATCGCCCCTTGCTGCTGGTGTTGCGCCTGTTCGTAAACTCCTGGCTGAGAAACCGCCACATATTGTCGAGGACCTGGTCCAAGAGGGATGAGCCTGGCCAGGTCTGTCTGGATTCCTCTTTATGCCGCTCGGCCCATTCTAAGGCCATTGGGAGCGGGATGAGTCGAGGGGGAGAGTTGGCCAAGGTTCCCCAGACCAGTCCCAGGATGGAACCGATTCTCATCGAGACCGGCAGGGGCGTGACCGGATTCTGCACCAGATCCTGGCAGAGTTCCGCCGGGGATGTGACGAGGAGCTCACGGCAGGCGGCGGGGCGCGCCTCGTAAATCGAGCACATCTCGTCCTCCAAATAGGGACAAGGGATTCTCAATGCATAGTACGACCGGTTGATCGGGTCGAGTGCTTCGTCCGGTATCGGATTGGAGGCCTCTGCCACGGCGTTGAGCTGATCCCAGAGGCCCGCTTGTGTCAGCCGGTTCTTCGTGTCGCTGAGGCGGTTTAGGAGGAGGCTGCGTCGATCGGTCGGCAACTGCTCCACATACTCACGCAGCGAGAAGGCTTCCGGGGGAGAGAGGGGAACCAGCATGCGGCAGCAGGCGGCGCAACCCATCCGGCAGGAGATGGTCTGGCCTGCCTCGATGGCCTGATGAGCTTCCAGCTGTGCGGCTTCCTCACCCAGGCGGCGAGCGACCGGGACAATTGCCGTGATGGGGATGAGTCCCGTCGGCACATCAATGGCCGTGGTCAGCCGTCCGGCTGGAGTGTTGAGCGCGACTTCAAATCGTTCGACCATGCAATCCCTTCGCCTCGTGCCGTTTTCTTGTCGGCATCATAGAGAAGCGTTGATTGGCTGGTCAACCGCACAACCGGCTAGAGTTTCCCTGCCAGCCAATAGATCACGAGGCCTGCCATTTCTGAGACCGCTTCGGTTGAATGTTTCAGCGCATCATCGTCCGGCAGGAAGTCGAATAGATCGATGTCGTCCAAGATTTCTCGTGGCAGGTTCTGTGAGACATAATCGCAGGGGGCCGGCGTGACCTGGAAGCCTTGCTTGGCAAATACTGGGACGGCACGTGGCAGATGGCTGGCGGAGCTCACGAGGAGAATCGAGGCTGGTCCGATCAGCCGTTTGGTCCCAGTCGCATTCTCATAGGTGTTTCTCGAACCCGAGTCGATCATCGCGGCAGACTCGGGAAGACCGAGGCGGAGCGCCCATCGTTTCATTTCTACTGCTTCCTCCGGGCCTTTTCCGAAGATGCGCGCATCTCCACCCGTCAGCACCAATATCGAGGCATAGCCCTGTTGGTAGAGATCCATGGCACATGTGACTCGCTCCCTGGAATGGGAAGATAGTTCAGTGGTCGGTCGAAGCGCCCCCTTCTCATGGACGCCTCCCCCCAAGACCACGATGGCATCGAAGCGGTCGGATGGCGTCAGCTGTGGCGGTCGGTGCCAGGATTCAAGCGAGCCGATCAGCAGGGTCGCGACCAATGGACT of the Nitrospirota bacterium genome contains:
- the thrH gene encoding bifunctional phosphoserine phosphatase/homoserine phosphotransferase ThrH; this translates as MKSPVIVCLDLEGVLVPEIWINVALKTGIEELKITTREMPDYNALMKRRLAILDEHKLTIHDIQQVIDKMGPLEGAIDFVSWIRERCQVIILSDTFYQFAYPLMRQLGFPALFCNQLEIDPAGRIVNFHMRMQNQKKHSVAAFKSLNFHVLAAGDAYNDTAMLGEAHAGFFFCPPDHLPKEFPQFPVTKTYGELQARFAEAGNLP
- a CDS encoding YkgJ family cysteine cluster protein; the protein is MVERFEVALNTPAGRLTTAIDVPTGLIPITAIVPVARRLGEEAAQLEAHQAIEAGQTISCRMGCAACCRMLVPLSPPEAFSLREYVEQLPTDRRSLLLNRLSDTKNRLTQAGLWDQLNAVAEASNPIPDEALDPINRSYYALRIPCPYLEDEMCSIYEARPAACRELLVTSPAELCQDLVQNPVTPLPVSMRIGSILGLVWGTLANSPPRLIPLPMALEWAERHKEESRQTWPGSSLLDQVLDNMWRFLSQEFTNRRNTSSKGR
- a CDS encoding YdcF family protein produces the protein MELTPFFFGLYKFVKYGLYPLTWVLLLLSAATVLALRPFSPTNLKWLRRLVISSLLLLVMLSSPLVATLLIGSLESWHRPPQLTPSDRFDAIVVLGGGVHEKGALRPTTELSSHSRERVTCAMDLYQQGYASILVLTGGDARIFGKGPEEAVEMKRWALRLGLPESAAMIDSGSRNTYENATGTKRLIGPASILLVSSASHLPRAVPVFAKQGFQVTPAPCDYVSQNLPREILDDIDLFDFLPDDDALKHSTEAVSEMAGLVIYWLAGKL